In a genomic window of Spirosoma agri:
- a CDS encoding WYL domain-containing protein, with amino-acid sequence MTPQSQNQFLTLIGTAITDHRVIQIKHKNIWRTVEPYMAGLSRETQTPGLYGFCRDVIPARYQNVDNRWQVFPFDDIEAIELTYYEFRPHLEYTGNFDRMQPVYIKLTPALVGSR; translated from the coding sequence ATGACTCCCCAATCGCAAAATCAGTTTTTAACGCTTATTGGTACCGCCATAACAGATCATCGGGTTATTCAGATTAAGCACAAAAATATTTGGCGAACTGTAGAGCCGTATATGGCTGGATTAAGTCGCGAGACGCAAACACCAGGTCTGTATGGATTTTGCCGGGATGTAATTCCTGCTCGCTATCAAAATGTTGACAACCGCTGGCAGGTTTTTCCGTTCGATGATATCGAAGCAATTGAATTAACGTATTACGAGTTTCGTCCTCATCTCGAATACACGGGTAACTTCGATCGTATGCAGCCCGTCTATATAAAGTTGACACCCGCTTTAGTTGGCAGTCGATAG
- a CDS encoding glycoside hydrolase family 130 protein — protein sequence MSIKATRTGIVLRPDPTRVLFRPFELGSTRTLKSIARVGSMTDEEAERKLDEVIREFGGRHYKLERFLLQRFEQIKPQLLTDEPLTLERKLLLGAYFTMEYSLESAALFNPSMIWHPDQTNVPPGYKRFILSLRATGEGHVSSISFRMGYIDEEGKIVLRKPSRYVTSPEIVSNHRFNRSQFERKLYELRLENSIQEKMMAGLGDEFSLTELEAQIKRVSAQFRYNAEYETIASGLLALAKSNYEIHFEDDQSLDERCIFPTSPNETNGIEDARFVQFTDDNGEITYYATYTAYNGRVTFPQLLETKDFTHFSISTLNGAEVSNKGMALFPRKIGGRYAMISRQDGENIYLMYSDDLYFWQTKELILKPTYHWEYVQLGNCGSPIETEAGWLVLSHGVGPMRKYAIGAFLLDLNDPSKVIGRTTEPILSPDENEREGYVPNVVYSCGGLLNGRELIIPYAMSDYASSFATVNVDELLAELVSQSKTETVDSEEVVS from the coding sequence ATGAGTATCAAAGCAACCCGAACAGGTATTGTACTACGACCTGATCCTACCCGCGTTTTATTCCGGCCTTTCGAGCTGGGGAGTACCCGCACGCTGAAAAGTATTGCAAGGGTTGGTAGCATGACCGACGAGGAAGCCGAACGAAAACTGGATGAAGTAATCCGCGAATTTGGCGGACGTCACTATAAACTCGAACGCTTCCTGCTCCAGCGTTTCGAGCAGATTAAGCCCCAGTTGTTAACCGATGAGCCGCTGACGCTTGAACGCAAGCTGTTGCTGGGTGCTTACTTCACGATGGAATATTCGCTGGAATCGGCGGCTCTGTTTAACCCGTCGATGATCTGGCACCCCGACCAAACGAATGTGCCGCCGGGCTACAAACGCTTTATTTTGAGTCTCCGGGCAACGGGGGAGGGGCACGTTTCGTCGATCTCGTTCCGCATGGGCTACATCGACGAGGAAGGCAAAATTGTCTTGCGTAAACCGTCGCGTTATGTTACGTCTCCTGAAATCGTGTCGAATCACCGGTTTAATCGGTCCCAGTTTGAGCGTAAACTATACGAGCTTCGATTGGAGAACAGCATTCAGGAAAAAATGATGGCCGGACTCGGTGATGAATTTAGCCTTACCGAACTGGAAGCGCAGATCAAACGCGTATCGGCACAGTTTCGCTACAATGCGGAATACGAGACCATTGCCAGTGGCTTGCTGGCACTTGCCAAGTCGAACTACGAAATTCATTTTGAGGATGACCAGAGTTTAGACGAGCGCTGTATCTTCCCGACGTCGCCCAATGAAACGAACGGTATCGAAGATGCTCGCTTCGTGCAGTTCACTGATGATAACGGCGAAATAACTTACTATGCTACCTACACGGCCTACAACGGTAGAGTGACGTTTCCACAGCTGCTCGAAACAAAAGATTTCACCCATTTCAGTATCAGCACACTGAACGGTGCTGAAGTATCGAACAAAGGGATGGCGCTGTTCCCTCGTAAGATCGGTGGACGCTACGCCATGATTTCGAGGCAGGACGGCGAGAATATCTACCTGATGTACTCCGATGATCTCTACTTCTGGCAGACGAAAGAGTTGATTCTGAAGCCAACCTACCATTGGGAGTACGTGCAACTCGGCAACTGCGGTTCGCCTATCGAGACCGAAGCGGGCTGGCTGGTACTGAGTCATGGCGTTGGGCCGATGCGAAAATATGCGATAGGTGCATTTTTGCTTGACCTCAACGATCCGAGCAAAGTGATTGGCCGTACGACCGAGCCGATTCTGAGCCCTGATGAAAACGAACGGGAAGGGTATGTGCCAAACGTCGTCTACAGTTGCGGAGGGCTATTGAACGGACGGGAATTAATCATTCCCTACGCTATGTCTGACTATGCGAGTAGTTTCGCAACTGTCAACGTGGACGAGCTATTAGCCGAGTTGGTTAGCCAGAGCAAAACCGAAACTGTCGATTCGGAGGAGGTTGTTTCCTAG
- the pyrF gene encoding orotidine-5'-phosphate decarboxylase, translating to MTYKELSEQIFRKKSYLCVGLDTDPHKIPPHLANEKDPVFAFNRAIIDATADLAVAYKPNIAFYEAQGPRGWESLQRTLAYIPADCFTIADAKRGDIGNTSNLYARTFFDPEAAGLNFDSVTVAPYMGRDSVTPFLEYEGKWVILLALTSNLGSADFQRRRVSSESSDEQPLFEIVIKTAQTWANSEQLMFVVGATQADELGRIRELAPDNFLLVPGVGAQGGSLADVSRRGLTAAGGLLVNASRSILYASSGTDFADRARAEAQALQTEMAGYLATI from the coding sequence ATGACCTACAAGGAATTAAGCGAGCAAATCTTCAGAAAAAAATCATATTTGTGCGTCGGACTCGACACTGATCCGCACAAAATTCCGCCCCATCTGGCCAACGAAAAAGATCCGGTATTTGCGTTTAACCGGGCTATTATTGATGCAACTGCCGATCTTGCCGTTGCCTACAAGCCAAATATCGCTTTTTATGAAGCTCAGGGACCGCGCGGATGGGAAAGTTTACAACGAACGCTGGCGTATATTCCTGCCGATTGCTTTACTATTGCTGACGCCAAACGCGGAGACATTGGCAACACGTCGAATTTATATGCACGTACGTTCTTCGATCCGGAAGCCGCTGGTCTGAACTTTGATTCGGTAACGGTGGCGCCGTATATGGGTCGCGATTCAGTTACACCCTTTCTGGAGTATGAAGGCAAATGGGTGATTCTACTGGCGTTGACATCTAATCTGGGCAGCGCCGATTTTCAGCGTCGGCGCGTTTCTAGTGAGTCATCGGATGAGCAGCCGTTGTTCGAGATTGTGATCAAAACGGCGCAAACATGGGCTAACTCTGAGCAGCTTATGTTTGTGGTAGGAGCAACCCAGGCCGACGAGTTAGGTCGGATTCGAGAACTGGCCCCGGATAATTTTTTGCTTGTTCCTGGGGTAGGTGCCCAGGGTGGTTCGCTGGCCGATGTATCGCGTCGTGGTCTGACGGCTGCCGGTGGACTATTGGTCAATGCGTCGCGAAGTATTCTGTACGCATCCAGTGGGACGGATTTTGCGGATCGGGCCCGTGCTGAAGCGCAGGCGTTGCAAACGGAGATGGCTGGCTATCTGGCAACGATATAA
- a CDS encoding DUF5689 domain-containing protein, translated as MRTIYRLHNIDLFFLLFCCLSFIIPTAAQVPITASGVPITQNFDALLTNSVIPFSQNSTIPGIYAERTGNGTTIVASDGSSGTGGLYSFGSALATDRALGSIGSAEATAGSFVHGIRLQNGTGSTITALQVTYTGEQWRNSQAAAQTISFSYRVSTTPVTSLSAAAVLPVGYTAVSALDFTGPISGSTVAAGALNGNAASNRTTETALISGLSVPPGAEVMLRWYDADQTGNDHGLAIDDVSVIATTSRTAANPTLSIAPATISGLTTNVGMTSASGSYTITGRNLTGPVTLSVTAGIEISNDPSGSIYTPALSITPTAGTIDAVVRVRLTGAAAGPVSATVTNATSTTAGALSGRVVVTGTVGNAAAVATTIAQARSQPNGTSTAMLPGRKIGGRVTVSSQFGGNLFYIQDATGGISAFNSTTAVGSLVQLGDSILVSGIINTYQGAREIDISSYTIVAGAAVIPAPRVVTINQLSAYEGQLVQVQNTTIGGVGATLASTTYPLSSTSGTGTLSIRVASALNGAARPTGAVNIIGVSDHVTSTTANTTALFPRVLTDISGANLADQLCGGTGGAGLTADQTFDISTWNLDFFGAAAGSILCPTAPTNRPYVDQGPADNDKQARNVSVILQKLNADVIVNEEVSDEARYARVVQSLPGSYSYVCSDKFSNYFQNDCDLPVGSNGTVSGPAKFAQKVCVIYNTATVTPILAESQPLLTSLYSYPSSTGWSSGRLPYLFVANVTINGQTRKMHLVGIHARTGTAAADYDRRKQDFADLKAELDRSYPTANLIMLGDYNDQVTTSTTVGQPSSFTAFDQDAARYQIITKPLEVTGCVTANSSARFVDHITISNELVPAYVGNSSVVLRPATGIEGPYASTTSDHNPVSARFNLAALQASLTVTFSAAPARVTAGTTSLSAVVSGGTTPFSYTFTGPGRITPSGSTANVASLTATGVQSFTVRVSDARNQTATAITSVTVTSGTSTVGNCDNLFVGTNAGAANTTGCNNVALGPQALAANRTGRNNVAVGESAGFSSTGIENTFVGYKSGLATTVGNFNTYFGSQAGMSNTTGDYNLFMGASTGYANTSGIYNTFVGNGAGYSNQIGSNNTLLGLNSGFKTTGSDNVMVGGTTGFENTGGSQNTFVGSGAGVSASNQNLVNATALGFRALVSTSNSVVLGNAANVGIGTSAPTAKLELVSGSVGTSGLKLTNLTSLSPATLRASKFLSVDDAGNVVLASTASGAREGDTDTTEALWQRSGQFLRSSDGNAVVIGNRISKTPSGYKLFVEEGILTEKVKVALKNASDWSDYVFAPGYRLKPLAEVAAYIRANKHLPGIPSADQVVQEGLDLGKMNAKLLEKVEELTLYTIQLEQTNQKQQQELELLKQKQAQVEQLLQELIKRK; from the coding sequence ATGCGTACTATATACCGTCTACACAACATTGACCTGTTTTTTTTGCTGTTCTGCTGCCTTTCGTTCATCATACCGACCGCAGCGCAGGTTCCTATCACAGCGTCTGGTGTACCCATCACACAGAATTTTGACGCACTCCTCACCAACAGTGTGATCCCGTTCAGTCAGAATAGTACGATTCCCGGTATTTATGCCGAACGCACCGGAAATGGTACCACAATTGTTGCCAGCGATGGGTCATCCGGTACGGGTGGGTTGTATAGTTTTGGATCAGCCCTGGCGACCGATCGTGCTTTAGGATCGATTGGTTCTGCCGAGGCTACCGCCGGCAGTTTCGTTCACGGAATACGTTTGCAGAATGGGACCGGATCGACCATTACCGCGTTGCAAGTGACCTACACCGGTGAGCAGTGGCGTAATAGCCAGGCGGCTGCGCAGACAATCAGTTTTTCCTATCGGGTATCGACAACGCCCGTGACAAGCCTAAGCGCAGCGGCTGTTCTGCCGGTTGGTTACACGGCAGTTTCGGCATTGGACTTTACCGGACCCATCTCAGGTTCTACCGTAGCAGCGGGAGCGCTCAACGGCAATGCCGCCAGTAATCGTACAACAGAAACGGCTCTCATCAGTGGTCTGTCCGTTCCACCGGGGGCGGAAGTAATGTTACGCTGGTATGATGCTGACCAGACCGGGAATGATCACGGTTTAGCGATCGATGACGTATCGGTAATCGCAACAACGTCCCGAACGGCTGCCAATCCAACCTTATCAATCGCCCCGGCTACCATTAGCGGATTGACAACAAATGTCGGAATGACGTCGGCATCGGGTTCGTATACTATAACCGGACGAAATCTGACCGGCCCCGTTACGCTGTCGGTGACTGCGGGCATTGAAATCAGCAATGATCCGAGCGGCAGTATTTATACCCCGGCCTTGTCAATCACACCTACGGCTGGTACGATCGATGCCGTTGTTCGGGTTCGGCTGACAGGGGCAGCCGCCGGTCCGGTCAGCGCTACCGTGACCAACGCAACCAGCACAACGGCGGGCGCGCTTTCGGGGCGGGTAGTTGTGACGGGTACGGTTGGCAACGCAGCCGCTGTCGCAACTACGATTGCCCAAGCCAGAAGCCAGCCCAATGGTACATCAACGGCAATGCTTCCGGGCCGGAAAATCGGGGGACGGGTTACGGTGAGCAGCCAGTTTGGCGGTAATCTGTTTTATATTCAGGATGCTACGGGTGGTATCTCCGCTTTTAACAGCACAACAGCTGTTGGGAGCCTGGTTCAGCTGGGCGACTCGATACTGGTTTCGGGTATCATCAATACCTATCAGGGAGCGCGGGAAATCGACATTTCGAGCTACACGATCGTTGCGGGTGCTGCCGTAATTCCAGCGCCTAGAGTAGTAACGATTAACCAGCTTTCAGCTTATGAAGGTCAGCTGGTGCAAGTCCAGAATACAACCATTGGCGGAGTCGGGGCAACGCTGGCCAGCACGACCTATCCACTTTCCTCTACATCCGGAACGGGTACGCTGTCTATCCGGGTCGCATCGGCATTGAACGGAGCCGCGCGGCCCACGGGTGCGGTAAACATCATTGGTGTCTCGGATCATGTAACCAGCACCACCGCCAATACTACCGCGCTTTTCCCCCGGGTGCTAACCGACATATCGGGGGCAAACTTGGCCGATCAGCTCTGTGGAGGAACCGGTGGGGCGGGGCTGACCGCCGATCAGACGTTTGATATCAGTACCTGGAATCTCGACTTTTTCGGGGCCGCTGCCGGGTCTATACTCTGTCCAACTGCCCCCACTAATCGGCCTTACGTCGATCAGGGACCGGCGGATAATGACAAACAGGCGCGTAATGTCAGTGTCATTCTGCAAAAACTCAATGCCGACGTTATCGTCAATGAAGAGGTCAGCGATGAGGCCCGGTATGCCCGTGTTGTCCAATCGTTGCCCGGAAGTTACAGTTATGTTTGTTCGGATAAGTTCTCGAATTATTTCCAGAACGACTGCGATCTGCCCGTCGGTAGCAACGGAACCGTTTCGGGTCCTGCCAAATTCGCTCAGAAAGTATGCGTCATCTATAATACGGCTACGGTTACGCCCATTTTGGCCGAGAGTCAGCCACTGTTAACAAGTTTATATAGCTATCCAAGCAGTACAGGCTGGTCTTCCGGTCGACTGCCGTACCTGTTCGTCGCGAATGTGACGATAAACGGGCAAACCCGTAAAATGCATCTGGTTGGCATTCACGCACGGACAGGAACCGCAGCGGCTGACTACGATCGCCGGAAACAGGATTTTGCCGACCTGAAAGCGGAACTGGATCGCAGTTACCCGACTGCCAATCTGATCATGCTGGGCGATTATAATGATCAGGTTACTACATCGACGACAGTGGGGCAGCCATCGTCGTTCACGGCCTTTGATCAGGACGCGGCCAGATACCAGATCATCACCAAGCCGCTGGAAGTGACGGGCTGCGTGACCGCTAATTCGTCGGCGCGCTTCGTCGATCACATCACGATCTCCAATGAACTGGTTCCGGCTTACGTGGGAAATTCATCCGTCGTGTTGCGGCCGGCAACGGGTATCGAAGGCCCTTACGCCAGTACGACCTCAGACCACAATCCCGTATCGGCCCGGTTCAACCTGGCTGCGTTACAGGCGTCTCTAACCGTTACGTTCTCGGCCGCCCCTGCGCGCGTTACGGCGGGTACAACCAGTTTATCGGCCGTAGTTTCGGGGGGGACAACTCCCTTCAGCTATACGTTCACTGGACCGGGTCGCATCACGCCAAGTGGCAGTACAGCCAACGTTGCCAGTTTGACGGCCACTGGTGTGCAGTCGTTCACGGTGCGGGTTTCCGATGCCAGGAACCAGACGGCCACCGCCATCACATCGGTGACGGTAACCAGCGGCACGAGTACCGTAGGAAATTGCGATAACCTGTTTGTGGGAACAAATGCGGGGGCGGCCAATACGACGGGCTGTAATAACGTAGCGCTCGGTCCGCAGGCCCTAGCTGCGAATCGGACGGGACGTAATAATGTGGCCGTGGGTGAGTCGGCCGGTTTTTCGAGCACGGGTATCGAAAACACCTTTGTTGGGTATAAGAGCGGTCTCGCTACGACCGTTGGTAACTTCAATACCTACTTTGGTTCGCAGGCCGGTATGAGCAATACGACTGGCGACTATAACCTGTTTATGGGGGCCTCAACGGGCTACGCGAACACGTCAGGTATTTATAACACGTTCGTAGGGAACGGCGCTGGTTATTCGAATCAGATAGGCAGTAACAATACCCTGCTTGGCCTGAACAGCGGGTTTAAAACGACGGGTTCTGACAATGTTATGGTAGGCGGAACGACCGGTTTTGAGAACACGGGCGGTAGCCAGAACACCTTTGTTGGCAGTGGGGCCGGCGTGAGTGCGTCCAATCAAAATCTGGTTAATGCAACAGCCTTGGGATTCCGGGCACTGGTGTCGACCAGTAACAGCGTTGTGCTCGGTAATGCCGCCAATGTAGGGATTGGTACCTCGGCACCAACGGCTAAACTCGAACTCGTCAGTGGCAGCGTGGGAACATCGGGCCTGAAATTAACGAACCTGACCAGTCTATCACCCGCCACGCTGAGAGCCAGTAAGTTTCTTTCCGTTGATGATGCCGGGAATGTTGTGCTGGCTTCGACTGCCAGTGGCGCGCGTGAAGGGGATACCGATACGACCGAAGCCCTGTGGCAACGCAGCGGTCAGTTTCTTCGAAGTAGCGATGGCAACGCCGTTGTGATCGGGAACCGCATCAGTAAAACCCCATCGGGTTATAAGCTTTTCGTCGAGGAGGGCATTCTGACTGAAAAGGTGAAGGTAGCGCTCAAAAATGCCTCGGACTGGTCGGATTACGTATTCGCACCGGGCTATCGCCTGAAACCACTGGCTGAGGTCGCTGCCTACATTCGGGCCAATAAGCACCTACCCGGTATTCCTTCCGCTGACCAAGTCGTTCAGGAAGGGCTTGATCTGGGTAAGATGAATGCGAAGTTGTTGGAGAAGGTTGAAGAACTCACCCTCTATACCATTCAACTGGAACAGACGAACCAAAAACAGCAACAGGAACTGGAATTGCTGAAACAGAAGCAGGCTCAGGTAGAGCAACTTCTTCAGGAGCTTATCAAGCGTAAATGA
- a CDS encoding DUF4286 family protein — protein sequence MILYNTTYSVAIEVEQEWLRWMKTSHIPAILATGLPASHKLLRLLTEIDNGAATYSVQLDFHAMEDYFTYQSLHADDMQQRIYHRFTNQFVSFDTLLEDV from the coding sequence ATGATTCTTTACAACACGACCTATAGCGTTGCCATCGAAGTTGAGCAGGAGTGGCTTCGGTGGATGAAAACGAGCCACATTCCGGCTATTCTGGCAACGGGACTGCCGGCCAGTCACAAATTACTTCGGCTTCTGACGGAAATCGACAACGGTGCCGCAACCTATTCCGTACAACTTGATTTCCACGCTATGGAAGATTACTTCACCTACCAAAGTCTCCACGCTGACGACATGCAGCAGCGCATTTACCACCGCTTTACCAATCAATTCGTTTCGTTCGATACGTTGTTAGAGGACGTTTAG
- a CDS encoding cytochrome B, with product MYTGLVHTHSGLRWIALVLLVASVVIAISKWQGRSGYTDGNRKLYLFTLISVHTQLIIGLILYFISPKVNFSLLSDKVYRFYTVEHLTGMLVAIVLITIGYSRSKRASDAITKQRLVAIFYGLGLLLILALIPWPFRGLGAGLF from the coding sequence ATGTATACCGGCTTAGTTCACACCCACTCCGGCCTGCGCTGGATTGCCCTTGTTTTATTAGTTGCTTCCGTAGTTATTGCTATTAGCAAATGGCAGGGACGTAGCGGCTACACCGATGGTAACCGTAAGTTGTATCTCTTTACGTTGATTAGTGTTCACACTCAATTAATTATTGGCCTGATCCTGTATTTTATCAGCCCCAAAGTGAATTTTAGCCTTCTCAGCGACAAAGTGTATCGCTTCTATACTGTCGAGCATTTGACGGGAATGCTGGTCGCCATTGTCCTGATTACCATCGGGTACTCTCGTTCCAAACGAGCTTCTGATGCAATCACCAAACAACGTCTGGTCGCGATCTTCTATGGCCTCGGTCTGCTCCTCATTCTGGCGCTGATTCCCTGGCCGTTTCGGGGCCTGGGTGCAGGATTGTTCTGA
- a CDS encoding glycosyltransferase family 4 protein gives MTTHMNDSTVWAHNPKNVAFIGDYLPRQCGIATFTSDLYKSYNSFIPDSRAMVVSVNDTPDGYDYPSEVRYDFYQHDQEAYRKAAEFLNAKDTEVVCLQHEYGIFGGPAGSYILTLLRNLTMPVVTTFHTILKNPNEEQLLVLKSIADLSSRVICMSEKGRDFLINIYEIPAEKIDLIPHGIPDMPFVDPHFYKDRFGMEGKQTLLTFGLLSPNKGIENVIRALPRIVKQFPNVVYMVLGATHPHLIRHEGETYRDSLKTLAADCGVRDNVRFYNQFVELDDLLEYLGAADIYITPYLNPAQITSGTLSYAFGCGKAVVSTPYWHAEELLADGRGVLVPFGDSEAIADQIIKLLTDEPTRHAMRKKAYIMGRDMIWEHAIKEYAGSFAKARRERMSTINSQTPYDMGGNGSAAFKLPTLRLDHLFRLTDSTGIAQHARFHLPFYEEGYCTDDNARALILAVTLQETGLGERKLSQAADNYCAFLNHAYTDDHKRFRNFMSYDRRWLEDFGSDDSTGRTIWALGVCIGRATDRNTVTWAMGLMEKVLPTIADMPSPRAWAFALLGIYEYQKRFNDDRLAKTIQRQLLDKLMFRYTETATPEWPWFENTLSYDNAVLAHVLVRSGEQRLVEIGLRSLRWLVTLQTAERGHFQPIGSNGFYTKGQARAYFDQQPLEVQSTVSACLAAFEITGDEYWHRSSIRIFKWFGGLNDLGLPIYDQQTGGCRDGLHIDRVNQNQGAESTLSYLLALTELYNTQKQRTDKKTVNVTIPSLVNG, from the coding sequence ATGACAACACATATGAATGATTCGACGGTATGGGCGCATAATCCAAAAAATGTAGCGTTTATTGGCGATTATCTACCTCGCCAGTGCGGTATTGCTACGTTCACGTCTGATTTATATAAGTCGTACAACTCGTTCATTCCCGATTCCAGGGCAATGGTCGTTTCGGTTAACGATACGCCCGATGGATATGATTACCCTAGTGAAGTTCGCTACGATTTTTACCAGCATGATCAGGAAGCCTATCGCAAGGCGGCTGAATTTCTGAATGCAAAAGATACGGAAGTTGTTTGTTTACAGCACGAATACGGCATTTTTGGCGGCCCCGCCGGTAGCTACATTCTGACGTTGCTGCGGAATCTTACCATGCCTGTTGTTACAACCTTTCATACGATTCTTAAAAACCCGAATGAGGAACAGTTACTGGTACTGAAAAGCATTGCCGATCTCTCGTCGCGCGTAATCTGCATGTCGGAGAAAGGGCGTGATTTTCTGATCAATATTTACGAAATACCCGCCGAGAAAATCGATTTGATCCCACACGGTATTCCTGATATGCCCTTTGTCGATCCTCATTTCTACAAGGATCGGTTTGGAATGGAAGGCAAACAGACCCTGCTGACGTTTGGACTACTATCGCCAAATAAAGGCATCGAAAACGTAATTCGCGCTTTGCCACGTATTGTAAAGCAGTTTCCGAACGTGGTCTACATGGTGTTGGGCGCAACGCATCCACACCTGATCCGGCATGAAGGGGAAACGTATCGGGATAGCCTAAAGACATTGGCCGCCGACTGTGGCGTACGCGATAACGTGCGTTTCTACAATCAGTTCGTTGAACTCGATGATCTGCTCGAATACCTTGGCGCAGCCGATATATACATTACACCTTATCTGAATCCGGCCCAGATCACATCGGGTACGCTTTCGTACGCATTCGGATGCGGAAAAGCCGTGGTATCAACACCATACTGGCACGCTGAAGAACTCCTGGCCGACGGTCGTGGCGTTCTGGTTCCGTTCGGCGATTCCGAAGCCATTGCCGATCAGATCATAAAATTGCTTACTGATGAGCCCACACGTCACGCCATGCGCAAGAAAGCGTACATCATGGGTCGTGACATGATCTGGGAACACGCGATTAAAGAATACGCCGGATCCTTCGCCAAAGCCCGTCGGGAGCGGATGAGCACGATCAACAGCCAGACCCCCTACGACATGGGTGGCAACGGTAGTGCTGCGTTTAAACTGCCAACACTTCGCCTTGATCACCTGTTCCGACTTACTGATTCAACCGGTATCGCACAACACGCCCGCTTCCATCTCCCTTTTTATGAGGAAGGTTATTGCACGGACGATAACGCGCGGGCGCTCATTCTGGCGGTCACACTCCAGGAAACGGGTCTGGGCGAGCGTAAATTGAGTCAGGCTGCCGATAATTATTGCGCTTTCCTGAATCATGCGTATACGGATGATCACAAGCGGTTCCGCAATTTTATGAGCTATGATCGTCGCTGGCTCGAGGATTTTGGTTCCGATGACAGTACCGGTCGGACCATATGGGCATTAGGCGTTTGTATTGGCCGAGCAACGGACCGCAACACCGTTACCTGGGCCATGGGCCTGATGGAAAAAGTGCTGCCTACGATAGCCGATATGCCATCGCCACGGGCATGGGCCTTTGCATTGCTCGGCATATATGAATACCAGAAACGATTCAACGACGACCGGTTAGCCAAAACGATTCAGCGTCAGTTGCTCGACAAACTGATGTTCCGCTACACCGAAACGGCAACGCCCGAATGGCCCTGGTTCGAAAATACGCTATCCTACGACAATGCCGTGCTCGCGCATGTGCTGGTTCGTTCGGGTGAGCAGCGACTCGTGGAAATAGGACTTCGGTCGCTGCGTTGGCTGGTTACGCTACAAACAGCGGAACGGGGCCATTTCCAGCCTATCGGATCGAATGGATTTTATACGAAAGGTCAGGCACGCGCTTACTTCGATCAGCAGCCATTGGAAGTTCAGAGCACCGTATCGGCTTGTCTGGCCGCCTTTGAGATAACCGGTGATGAATACTGGCATCGTTCGTCAATCCGGATTTTTAAATGGTTCGGCGGCCTCAACGATCTGGGACTTCCAATCTACGATCAGCAGACAGGCGGTTGCCGTGATGGTCTGCATATTGATCGCGTCAACCAGAATCAGGGAGCCGAATCGACGCTGTCGTACCTGTTAGCACTAACCGAATTATACAATACGCAGAAGCAGCGTACGGACAAGAAAACCGTCAACGTTACTATTCCTTCGCTGGTAAACGGATAA